Proteins encoded in a region of the Neodiprion lecontei isolate iyNeoLeco1 chromosome 5, iyNeoLeco1.1, whole genome shotgun sequence genome:
- the LOC107216924 gene encoding uncharacterized protein LOC107216924 encodes MQFLDLHVKPRKTIGNIPQCSSQKKTLSSDEEPDMDPSAHDWDVYEFLNSNDENQYKEDSIGMIITDENGKVNLPPKKRRTVPLTNPPQEGNGKKVKKNNNEDLIETVKDTLKTVQHFLSNDQDTKSDINWNFCMMLYSQMKKLSKKNKMARRRILELMDVIESDDSDSCIFKKFE; translated from the exons ATGCAATTcctcgatttgcacgtcaaaCCAAGAAA GACAATTGGTAATATTCCACAATGCTCTTCCCAGAAGAAAACATTGTCTTCGGATGAAGAACCAGATATGGACCCGTCAGCGCATGATTGGGATGTGTATGAATTTCTAAATTCGAATGATGAAAATCAGTACAAAGAGGACTCTATCGGCATGATTATAACAGATGAAAATGGAAAGGTGAATTTACCGCCCAAGAAAAGGCGAACTGTCCCATTAACGAATCCTCCACAAgaaggaaatggaaaaaaagtgaaaaaaaacaacaatgaaGATCTGATCGAAACGGTGAAAGATACATTGAAAACCGTACAGCACTTTTTGAGCAACGACCAAGATACAAAATCTGATATAAATTGGAATTTTTGTATGATGTTGTACagtcaaatgaaaaaattatcaaagaaaaataagatgGCACGGAGACGCATACTAGAGCTCATGGATGTAATTGAAAGCGACGATAGTGATTCttgtatatttaaaaaatttgaataa